In Streptomyces sp. NBC_01551, one DNA window encodes the following:
- a CDS encoding acyl-CoA synthetase — protein MEYNLADLFESVVDVVPDREALVYVDHPGTGAERRLTYAELDAAANRVAHHLLDSGLRPGEHLGLHLYNGIEYLQTVLACLKARLVPVNVNYRYVEEELVYLYNDADLAALVFEGEFTERVAAALPQTTGLRHLIRVGSAPEGAPEPSITPVAYADAEAAGSPARGFAPRSPDDLFIIYTGGTTGMPKGVMWRAEDLFFAGLFGGEPSGEPVKRPQELAERVASKGAGLTFFPAPPLMHGTSTLTSFIAFNYGQRVVIHRKYAPEEVLRTIEKEKVSSVSLVGDAMLRPLIDALNGPLRGTDLSSLFSVSSSGAIMSETVRAEFQRLVPNVLLLNNFGSSESGSNGRATDDSGPEKGFRLVVNDRTQVVDPVTHGPVPVGVPGRLAQRGHVPLGYYNDPAKTAETFFQRGDERWVLLGDMATVDEEGIVTVLGRGSQCINTGGEKVYPEEVEQALKSHPDVYDALVAGVPDAKWGNHVAAVVQVRAGAAEPTLEEIQGHCRTKLAGYKIPRQLVIAPAIQRSPSGKADYRWAKSVATEADAAG, from the coding sequence GTGGAGTACAACCTTGCCGACCTGTTCGAGTCGGTTGTGGACGTGGTCCCGGACCGCGAGGCCCTTGTCTACGTGGACCACCCCGGGACCGGCGCCGAGCGGCGCCTGACGTACGCGGAGCTGGACGCCGCGGCCAACCGCGTCGCGCACCACCTGCTGGACAGCGGGCTGCGGCCCGGCGAGCACCTCGGCCTGCACCTCTACAACGGAATCGAGTACCTCCAGACCGTCCTGGCCTGCCTCAAGGCCCGCCTGGTGCCGGTGAACGTCAACTACCGGTACGTGGAGGAGGAGCTGGTCTACCTCTACAACGACGCCGATCTCGCCGCGCTCGTCTTCGAGGGCGAGTTCACCGAACGGGTGGCGGCCGCCCTCCCCCAGACGACGGGGCTGCGCCACCTGATCCGCGTCGGCTCCGCCCCCGAGGGCGCCCCGGAGCCCTCGATCACGCCCGTCGCGTACGCGGACGCCGAGGCGGCCGGCTCGCCCGCGCGCGGCTTCGCGCCCCGTTCCCCCGACGACCTGTTCATCATCTACACAGGCGGCACCACGGGCATGCCCAAGGGCGTGATGTGGCGCGCCGAGGACCTGTTCTTCGCGGGGCTGTTCGGCGGCGAGCCGTCGGGCGAGCCGGTCAAGCGGCCTCAGGAGCTGGCCGAACGGGTCGCGTCCAAGGGCGCCGGGCTCACCTTCTTCCCCGCTCCCCCGCTGATGCACGGCACCTCGACGCTGACCTCGTTCATCGCCTTCAACTACGGGCAGCGGGTGGTCATCCACCGCAAGTACGCGCCCGAGGAGGTGCTCCGTACGATCGAGAAGGAGAAGGTATCCAGCGTGTCGCTGGTGGGCGACGCCATGCTGCGGCCGCTCATCGACGCCCTGAACGGCCCGCTCCGGGGGACCGACCTGTCCTCGCTGTTCAGCGTCTCCTCCTCCGGGGCGATCATGTCGGAGACGGTCCGGGCCGAGTTCCAGCGGCTGGTGCCGAACGTGCTGCTGCTGAACAACTTCGGCTCCTCCGAGTCCGGTTCCAACGGCAGGGCGACCGACGACTCCGGCCCGGAGAAGGGCTTCCGGCTGGTGGTCAACGACCGTACGCAGGTGGTGGACCCGGTGACGCACGGGCCCGTGCCGGTGGGCGTGCCGGGGCGGCTCGCGCAGCGCGGCCACGTGCCCCTCGGCTACTACAACGACCCGGCGAAGACCGCGGAGACCTTCTTCCAGCGGGGCGACGAGCGGTGGGTGCTGCTCGGGGACATGGCCACGGTGGACGAGGAGGGCATCGTCACCGTCCTCGGGCGCGGCTCGCAGTGCATCAACACGGGAGGCGAGAAGGTGTACCCGGAGGAGGTCGAACAGGCGCTGAAGTCGCACCCGGACGTGTACGACGCGCTGGTCGCCGGGGTGCCGGACGCGAAGTGGGGCAACCACGTCGCGGCGGTGGTCCAGGTGCGGGCGGGGGCGGCGGAGCCGACGCTGGAGGAGATCCAGGGCCACTGCCGCACCAAGCTGGCGGGGTACAAGATCCCGCGCCAGCTGGTGATCGCCCCCGCCATCCAGCGCTCACCGAGCGGCAAGGCGGACTACCGCTGGGCCAAGTCGGTGGCGACGGAGGCGGACGCCGCCGGGTAG
- a CDS encoding alpha/beta fold hydrolase: MPIFKTHDGTALAYHVRGAGEPLVCLPGGPMRASVYLGDLGGLTAGRELVLLDARGTGDSEVPADEATYRVDRQVADVEALRIHLGLERMDLLVHSASGNLGLLYAAAHPERVRRLVLLTPTCWAVGLEATPEQSLEVVRSRAGSELYDTAIAAYERMVAAGGDPSPQDRRQAMVLAYGRWDERARAHLDASERERNAAAAAVYAGPGAFDPAATRAALRRFEGEALVLAGELDGYPTPGVAAALAELLPRGAVEVQAGAAHFPWLDDPERFAARVERFLATGS, translated from the coding sequence ATGCCGATCTTCAAGACCCATGACGGAACCGCACTCGCCTACCACGTCCGGGGTGCGGGCGAACCGCTCGTCTGTCTCCCGGGCGGCCCCATGCGGGCCTCGGTCTACCTGGGCGACCTCGGCGGGCTGACCGCCGGACGCGAGCTGGTCCTCCTCGACGCGCGCGGCACGGGCGACTCGGAGGTTCCGGCCGACGAGGCCACCTACCGGGTCGACCGCCAGGTCGCCGACGTGGAGGCGCTGCGGATCCACCTCGGTCTGGAGCGCATGGACCTGCTGGTCCACTCGGCGAGCGGCAACCTCGGCCTGCTGTACGCGGCCGCCCACCCCGAGCGGGTGCGCCGCCTGGTCCTGCTCACCCCGACCTGCTGGGCCGTGGGCCTCGAAGCGACCCCGGAGCAGAGCCTGGAGGTGGTCCGGTCGCGGGCGGGCTCGGAGCTCTACGACACGGCCATCGCCGCCTACGAGCGGATGGTGGCGGCCGGCGGCGACCCCTCCCCGCAGGACCGGCGCCAGGCGATGGTCCTCGCGTACGGGCGCTGGGACGAGCGGGCGCGCGCCCACCTCGACGCGAGCGAGCGCGAGCGGAACGCGGCGGCGGCCGCCGTCTACGCCGGCCCGGGCGCCTTCGACCCGGCCGCCACCCGGGCCGCGCTGCGCCGGTTCGAGGGCGAGGCGCTGGTCCTGGCCGGGGAGCTGGACGGCTACCCCACCCCCGGCGTCGCCGCCGCACTCGCGGAACTCCTCCCGCGCGGCGCCGTCGAGGTCCAGGCGGGCGCGGCCCACTTCCCGTGGCTGGACGACCCCGAGCGGTTCGCGGCCCGCGTGGAGCGCTTCCTGGCCACGGGTTCCTGA
- the paaK gene encoding phenylacetate--CoA ligase PaaK codes for MTAYADGQDEGERLSGDELAALQLKRLRATLHRAYERVPFYRQAFDKAGVHPDDCRSLADLSLFPLTTKGDLRDQYPFGMFAVPRSEVRRIHASSGTTGRPTVVGYTDGDLSTWADVVARSIRAAGGRPGQIVHVAYGYGLFTGGLGAHYGAERLGCTVVPASGGMTDRQVRLIQDFRPEVIMVTPSYMLTLLDEMERQGIDPRATSLRTGIFGAEPWTEEMRREIEERLGIDAVDIYGLSEVMGPGVAQECVETKDGLHIWEDHFYPEVVDPFTGAVLPEGEPGELVFTSLTKEAMPVIRYRTRDLTRLLPGTARPAFRRMEKITGRSDDMIILRGVNLYPTQIEEILLRTAGLAPHFQLRLTREGRMDALTVRVEARRDTDADRREAAAASVVRAVKEGIGVSVAVEVVAPETLERSVGKIKRIVDLRETPRGA; via the coding sequence ATGACGGCATACGCGGACGGCCAGGACGAAGGCGAGCGGCTGAGCGGCGACGAGCTGGCCGCCCTCCAGCTGAAGCGGCTGCGCGCCACGCTGCACCGCGCGTACGAGCGGGTGCCCTTCTACCGGCAGGCCTTCGACAAGGCCGGCGTCCACCCGGACGACTGCCGCTCCCTCGCCGATCTCTCCCTCTTCCCCCTCACCACCAAGGGCGATCTGCGCGACCAGTACCCCTTCGGCATGTTCGCCGTGCCCCGCTCCGAGGTGCGCCGCATCCACGCCTCCAGCGGTACCACGGGCCGCCCCACCGTCGTCGGCTACACCGACGGGGACCTGTCCACCTGGGCGGATGTCGTGGCCCGCTCCATCCGGGCGGCGGGCGGCAGACCCGGCCAGATCGTGCACGTCGCTTACGGGTACGGCCTGTTCACCGGCGGCCTCGGCGCGCACTACGGCGCCGAACGCCTCGGCTGTACGGTGGTGCCCGCCTCGGGCGGCATGACCGACCGCCAGGTCCGGCTGATCCAGGACTTCCGGCCCGAGGTCATCATGGTGACCCCCTCCTACATGCTCACCCTGCTGGACGAGATGGAGCGCCAGGGGATCGACCCCCGCGCCACCTCCCTGCGTACGGGGATCTTCGGCGCGGAGCCGTGGACCGAGGAGATGCGCCGGGAGATCGAGGAGCGGCTCGGCATCGACGCCGTCGACATATACGGGCTGTCGGAGGTGATGGGGCCGGGCGTCGCGCAGGAGTGCGTGGAGACCAAGGACGGCCTGCACATCTGGGAGGACCACTTCTACCCGGAGGTGGTCGACCCCTTCACCGGCGCGGTGCTGCCCGAGGGCGAACCCGGGGAGCTGGTGTTCACCTCGCTCACCAAGGAGGCCATGCCGGTCATCCGCTACCGCACCCGCGACCTGACCCGGCTGCTGCCCGGCACCGCCCGCCCGGCCTTCCGCCGGATGGAGAAGATAACGGGCCGCAGCGACGACATGATCATCCTGCGCGGGGTGAACCTGTACCCGACGCAGATCGAGGAGATCCTGCTGCGCACCGCCGGCCTGGCCCCGCACTTCCAGCTGCGGCTGACCAGGGAGGGCCGGATGGACGCCCTGACGGTACGGGTGGAGGCCCGCCGGGACACGGACGCGGACCGGCGCGAGGCCGCGGCGGCCTCGGTGGTCCGCGCCGTCAAGGAGGGCATCGGCGTCTCCGTCGCGGTCGAGGTCGTCGCTCCGGAGACCCTGGAACGCTCGGTCGGCAAGATCAAGCGGATCGTGGATCTCCGGGAGACCCCCCGGGGCGCCTGA
- a CDS encoding YhjD/YihY/BrkB family envelope integrity protein — protein MTPKPRTLYDRLQASPAGLAWSRGREMELMHRAMGFAALGFLTLVPLLVVVAAAAPGSGSGFGRWLGQALGVTQASRARVEMLFGEADQALERTTAFGLAALAVFGLTFGSAVQTGYEKVWDLPTARWHTMWRHVVWLALLVCYLAVLVGIPSPSDNAPGTLLGTTGDLLGTCLFFWGSQRLLLGGRVRWRALLPGAVATSLGLLGLRVFSQLVFSPLIASNAVTYGPFGTLLVVQSWLVGVGFVTYGGALVGRLVHEHLTLRRLKRDGLLPD, from the coding sequence GTGACCCCGAAGCCCCGGACGCTGTACGACCGGCTCCAGGCCTCGCCCGCCGGGCTGGCCTGGAGCCGGGGGCGTGAGATGGAGCTGATGCACCGGGCCATGGGCTTCGCCGCCCTCGGGTTCCTCACCCTCGTCCCGCTGCTGGTGGTCGTCGCGGCCGCCGCCCCCGGCAGCGGCTCCGGGTTCGGCCGCTGGCTCGGCCAGGCCCTCGGGGTCACGCAGGCCTCGCGGGCGCGCGTCGAGATGCTGTTCGGCGAGGCGGACCAGGCGCTGGAGCGCACCACCGCCTTCGGCCTCGCCGCCTTGGCCGTCTTCGGCCTGACCTTCGGCTCGGCGGTGCAGACGGGCTACGAGAAGGTCTGGGACCTGCCGACGGCCCGCTGGCACACCATGTGGCGGCACGTCGTCTGGCTCGCGCTGCTGGTCTGCTACCTGGCGGTGCTGGTGGGGATCCCGTCGCCGTCGGACAACGCGCCGGGCACCCTCCTGGGCACCACCGGCGACCTCCTGGGAACCTGCCTGTTCTTCTGGGGGTCCCAGCGGCTGCTGCTCGGCGGCCGGGTCCGCTGGCGCGCCCTGCTCCCGGGGGCGGTCGCCACCAGCCTCGGCCTGCTCGGCCTGCGGGTCTTCTCCCAGCTGGTGTTCTCCCCGCTGATCGCCTCGAACGCCGTGACGTACGGCCCGTTCGGCACGCTGCTGGTCGTCCAGTCCTGGCTGGTCGGCGTCGGGTTCGTGACGTACGGCGGCGCGCTCGTCGGCCGCCTGGTCCACGAGCACCTGACCCTGCGCCGCCTCAAACGGGACGGCCTGCTGCCGGACTAG